One Microbacter margulisiae genomic window carries:
- the bamA gene encoding outer membrane protein assembly factor BamA, whose amino-acid sequence MSKRTFFTLLTLFVNIIVFGQTQDSIPAIKSDTAKINSAPVIRYTQNPKEYEIAGINVTGSTTYESYVIIGFSGLTVGERIKIPGDEITNAVKRFWKQGFFSDVKILASKIEGDKIWLTIELKQLPRISQVTYTGLSKSYFDDISSKIGITKGNQMTPDARDKAIEIIKKYLLDKGFRYASVNVVEKDDPDQKGMVRVSINVDKGPVIKVHKIYLEGNNALTYHEVVGAMKKTNEPTLLNLFKTKKFVDANFEADKKLIVKRYNDKGFRDAAVVWDSIANVGNNKVDVYIKVHEGQRYYIRSISWVGNTVYPSEYLSMVLGIKPGDIYNAKLLDDRLNTDDDAIAKLYKNKGYLFMSVDPIEVNTSNDSIDFEMHIYEGKPATVNNVTISGNTHVYENVIRREMFVRPGQLYNESDITRTMRQLAQMGNFEQEKLTPDIQPNPDDGTVDISWPLVSKSNDQIEFSAGWGQTGIVGSLSLKFSNFAIQNLFKPSTYRFVPEGEGQTFAISAQTNGSYYQAYSVNFVEPWLGGKRPNSLSVSAYYSIQTGVSSNYSNYLNSYYNSYYASSMYGGSPYSSSALSYQADPTKYIHTFGLSASWGKRLKWPDDYFQLNLGLEYQHYSLSNWDYFIMQNGTSNLASLDVVLSRNSIDNPIYTRSGSTFSLSGQFTPPYSLFSPHKDYANMTDAQAYKWVEFYKIKFASKVFVPLTASEHPFVLMARAEYGFLGYYNKNLQSPFETFYMGGDGMSGYTTYGTETIGLRGYENGSLTPISTYRGQTGQMGYVYSRVGAEIHYPLLLQQSTNIYALAFFDAGNCWSSFNQFNPFDLKRSAGVGVRIFLPMFGLLGIDWGYGFDPINGSKQYSGSHFHFVIGQEF is encoded by the coding sequence ATGTCAAAACGCACTTTTTTTACGTTACTTACTTTGTTTGTAAATATCATTGTCTTTGGCCAAACACAAGATTCAATTCCGGCTATAAAATCTGACACTGCAAAAATCAATTCCGCTCCAGTGATTCGTTATACACAGAATCCGAAAGAATACGAAATCGCAGGAATCAATGTTACAGGCTCTACAACTTATGAAAGCTATGTCATTATAGGATTTTCCGGATTAACTGTAGGCGAAAGGATTAAAATTCCGGGTGATGAAATTACGAATGCAGTCAAACGCTTCTGGAAGCAGGGTTTTTTCTCGGATGTAAAAATATTAGCATCAAAAATTGAAGGAGATAAAATATGGCTAACTATTGAATTAAAACAATTACCCCGTATTTCTCAGGTTACCTATACAGGATTGTCCAAGTCATATTTTGATGATATATCTTCAAAAATTGGCATTACGAAAGGAAATCAAATGACTCCAGATGCGCGTGACAAAGCCATAGAGATCATCAAAAAATATCTACTGGATAAAGGATTCCGATATGCAAGTGTCAACGTTGTGGAAAAAGATGATCCAGACCAAAAAGGGATGGTGCGGGTAAGCATTAACGTGGATAAAGGACCGGTTATCAAAGTCCACAAAATATACCTAGAAGGAAATAATGCGCTAACATATCACGAAGTAGTTGGGGCAATGAAAAAAACAAACGAGCCTACTCTTTTGAATCTTTTCAAAACAAAGAAATTTGTTGATGCTAATTTTGAAGCCGATAAAAAGCTTATAGTGAAACGATATAATGACAAAGGATTTCGCGACGCTGCTGTTGTCTGGGATAGCATAGCAAATGTCGGCAACAATAAAGTAGACGTTTATATTAAGGTACATGAAGGGCAACGCTATTATATCCGTTCCATTTCATGGGTTGGAAATACAGTATATCCTTCCGAATATTTAAGCATGGTGCTTGGCATAAAGCCAGGCGATATCTACAATGCTAAATTATTGGATGATCGTTTGAATACTGATGACGACGCAATTGCCAAACTATACAAAAACAAAGGATATTTGTTTATGAGCGTAGATCCTATTGAAGTAAATACCTCGAATGACTCAATTGACTTTGAAATGCACATATACGAAGGAAAGCCGGCTACTGTAAATAATGTGACAATTAGCGGCAATACCCATGTGTATGAAAATGTAATTCGGCGTGAAATGTTTGTTCGTCCTGGTCAATTATATAATGAATCCGATATTACCCGAACAATGAGACAATTAGCACAAATGGGTAATTTTGAACAAGAAAAGCTAACTCCTGATATTCAGCCTAATCCAGACGATGGAACTGTTGATATCAGTTGGCCTTTGGTGTCAAAATCCAACGATCAAATTGAATTTTCGGCTGGATGGGGACAAACGGGGATTGTCGGAAGCTTATCATTGAAATTCAGCAATTTCGCTATTCAAAATTTATTTAAGCCATCCACTTATCGATTTGTACCGGAAGGAGAAGGTCAAACATTTGCTATCTCAGCACAAACAAATGGAAGCTATTATCAAGCATATAGCGTTAATTTTGTAGAACCTTGGTTAGGAGGCAAGCGACCAAATTCACTTTCAGTTTCAGCATATTACTCAATTCAAACAGGAGTAAGTAGCAACTATTCAAATTATCTAAATAGCTATTATAACAGTTATTATGCAAGTTCGATGTATGGAGGAAGTCCTTATAGCTCAAGCGCTTTGAGCTATCAAGCAGATCCGACAAAATACATTCACACATTTGGGTTATCCGCCAGTTGGGGCAAACGTTTAAAATGGCCGGATGATTATTTCCAACTAAATCTTGGCCTCGAGTACCAACATTATTCACTGAGTAATTGGGATTATTTCATAATGCAAAATGGAACGTCAAATTTGGCTAGTCTTGATGTCGTTTTAAGCCGCAATTCAATAGACAATCCTATTTACACACGTTCCGGCTCCACATTTTCATTATCCGGACAGTTCACTCCACCCTATTCTTTGTTTTCACCACACAAAGATTATGCAAATATGACGGATGCACAGGCTTATAAATGGGTTGAGTTTTATAAAATCAAATTTGCCTCTAAAGTATTCGTTCCGCTGACAGCTTCAGAACATCCTTTTGTTCTTATGGCACGCGCTGAATATGGCTTTTTGGGATATTACAATAAAAACTTACAGTCTCCATTCGAAACATTCTATATGGGAGGAGATGGAATGAGCGGATACACGACTTATGGAACAGAAACCATTGGGTTGAGAGGTTATGAAAATGGCTCATTGACCCCCATCTCTACCTATAGAGGGCAAACCGGACAAATGGGTTATGTATATTCCCGTGTCGGTGCTGAAATACACTATCCGCTTCTTTTGCAACAATCGACCAATATTTATGCCTTGGCATTTTTCGATGCAGGAAACTGCTGGAGCTCATTTAATCAGTTTAATCCATTCGATTTGAAACGTTCTGCAGGCGTAGGGGTTAGAATATTCTTGCCTATGTTTGGCCTTTTGGGTATTGACTGGGGATATGGGTTTGATCCGATTAATGGGAGCAAACAATATAGTGGAAGTCATTTTCACTTTGTCATCGGTCAAGAATTTTAG
- a CDS encoding isoprenyl transferase, with the protein MENSTLYQIDKTRLPHHVAVIMDGNGRWATQKGFSRIYGHQQASISVRDVVEIASELGIQYLTLYTFSTENWGRPSSEVDALMELLATLIEQETPALHKNNVRLLMIGDKTRLSETVWKKLDESMSLTANNQGLTLVLALNYSARWEIVSATKQLCQEALAGSLSPDLINDKVFSNHLTTKNIPDPDLLIRTSGELRISNFLLWQLAYTELYFTKTLWPDFRKEDFCKAIYDYQNRERRFGKTGEQLKNQ; encoded by the coding sequence ATGGAAAACTCGACACTTTATCAAATAGACAAAACCAGATTGCCGCATCATGTAGCTGTAATTATGGATGGAAATGGAAGATGGGCAACCCAAAAAGGTTTCAGTCGTATCTATGGGCATCAGCAAGCTTCTATTTCGGTAAGGGATGTAGTCGAAATCGCCTCTGAATTAGGTATCCAGTACTTAACTCTTTATACATTTTCAACTGAAAACTGGGGAAGGCCAAGTAGTGAGGTTGATGCATTAATGGAATTGCTTGCGACCTTGATAGAGCAAGAAACGCCGGCGTTACATAAAAATAACGTAAGGCTTTTAATGATCGGAGATAAAACGCGTCTATCCGAAACAGTTTGGAAAAAACTGGATGAATCCATGTCATTAACAGCAAATAACCAAGGATTAACTTTAGTATTGGCTCTCAACTATTCAGCCCGTTGGGAAATTGTGAGTGCCACTAAACAATTATGTCAGGAAGCTTTAGCAGGATCCCTATCGCCAGACTTAATAAACGATAAAGTATTTTCAAATCATTTGACTACAAAAAATATTCCTGATCCTGACTTATTGATTCGCACTAGTGGAGAGTTAAGAATAAGCAACTTTTTACTGTGGCAATTAGCCTATACTGAATTGTATTTTACAAAAACCTTATGGCCAGACTTTAGAAAGGAAGATTTCTGTAAAGCCATTTATGATTACCAAAACAGAGAGCGCAGATTTGGTAAAACCGGAGAGCAACTAAAAAATCAATGA
- a CDS encoding DUF6089 family protein: protein MVQKTIVFLIVLFTGQLTVAQAFEPTIEIGPTVGSSFYLGDANGTWFRNDKPAWGGVIRFPLNTRVAISFEGLRSSITGQYINQSNKTEQSFKNSYFFSSAHIEFNFFSYDRYNLTLESSTIDPYILGGVGIVSYSYQSATSVLTGGLGVKFKLNSRWDLNCQWTMNKTFADDFEGVAPLNNPYTLNKSLFLNNDYFSVLSVSLTFAFYTKRCSCRTGLLKGF from the coding sequence ATGGTTCAAAAAACAATTGTTTTTCTGATAGTTTTATTTACAGGCCAACTCACTGTAGCGCAAGCTTTTGAACCAACCATTGAAATTGGGCCGACTGTTGGGTCATCCTTCTATCTTGGAGATGCTAATGGCACATGGTTTAGAAACGATAAGCCTGCATGGGGTGGAGTCATACGATTCCCCTTAAATACACGCGTTGCAATAAGTTTTGAAGGGTTACGCAGTAGTATAACTGGACAATATATAAATCAATCAAATAAGACAGAACAATCATTTAAAAATTCGTATTTCTTCTCAAGTGCTCACATTGAATTTAATTTTTTTTCTTATGACCGATACAATCTAACCCTTGAAAGTTCAACCATTGATCCTTACATACTGGGTGGTGTGGGAATTGTTTCTTATTCTTACCAATCAGCCACATCAGTGTTAACTGGCGGTCTAGGAGTTAAATTCAAACTAAATAGTCGTTGGGATTTAAATTGTCAATGGACCATGAATAAAACTTTTGCAGATGATTTTGAAGGAGTAGCTCCATTAAACAATCCATATACCCTGAACAAATCTCTGTTTTTAAATAACGATTATTTTTCTGTATTATCTGTATCACTCACATTTGCCTTCTATACGAAACGTTGTTCATGCAGAACAGGATTATTAAAAGGTTTTTAG
- a CDS encoding OmpH family outer membrane protein, with amino-acid sequence MFKKILVLALLFAPITLFAQYKFGHLDTQEIFNAMPEAATVNKTLQDLATTYQKQLTEMQNEYNRQVKQFVDQRDSLPAAIQQARQSEIADMEQRINTLNQTAKNDIQKKQQELIQPIVDKIKKAIEEVGKENGFTYIFDMQVPSIVYQSDQSIDVTPLVLKQLGITPGATSAAAPAPATAPATKKKTK; translated from the coding sequence ATGTTTAAGAAAATTTTAGTGTTGGCTTTACTTTTTGCCCCCATCACGTTATTTGCACAATACAAATTTGGGCATTTGGACACACAAGAGATCTTCAATGCTATGCCTGAAGCAGCAACTGTAAATAAGACGTTGCAAGATCTGGCAACTACTTATCAGAAACAGCTTACCGAAATGCAAAATGAATACAATCGGCAAGTAAAACAATTTGTTGATCAAAGGGATAGTTTACCTGCAGCAATTCAACAAGCCCGTCAAAGTGAAATCGCTGACATGGAACAACGTATTAACACTTTGAATCAAACAGCTAAAAATGATATACAAAAGAAACAACAGGAACTGATTCAACCTATTGTTGATAAAATTAAAAAGGCTATCGAAGAAGTAGGAAAAGAAAATGGATTCACCTATATTTTCGACATGCAAGTCCCTTCTATTGTCTATCAATCCGATCAAAGTATTGATGTAACTCCATTAGTTCTAAAACAATTAGGAATTACCCCTGGAGCCACATCCGCTGCAGCTCCTGCACCTGCAACAGCTCCAGCGACAAAGAAGAAAACAAAATAA
- a CDS encoding IS3 family transposase has translation MGGIKNQYVKRTQKDYSMSLKLSIISEIERGDISVTSATKKYGIQGRSTVVGWLRKYGTFDWENQTPGNIPKSKDQKIKVLEKQKAFLEKQAEQVLAMVRSIRKNMPRIGFRKLYYLLYDRLKDLHVGRDKFLSILKANQMLIKPKRNYRITTDSHHRFRKHKNLVADIELTHPEQVWVSDITYIGGRNRNCYLALVTDAYSKKIMGYDVSNSLSTESFLRALNMAIRQKRYKNKLIHHSDRGLQYCSNDYQNVLKKKKIIPSMTEHYDPYANAIAERVNGILKQEFFLEDYPVDIKTMKLLVEDAVHIYNTQRPHWSCYMKTPERMHCQKEIKIRNYKKQNLIKASLDKV, from the coding sequence ATGGGAGGAATTAAGAATCAGTATGTAAAGCGCACTCAAAAGGATTATAGCATGTCCTTAAAATTATCGATTATTTCAGAGATAGAACGAGGAGACATCTCAGTCACATCAGCTACGAAGAAATATGGTATACAGGGAAGATCCACAGTAGTTGGTTGGCTCAGAAAATATGGTACCTTTGATTGGGAAAATCAAACGCCGGGTAATATACCAAAAAGTAAAGATCAAAAGATCAAGGTGTTAGAAAAGCAAAAAGCATTTTTAGAAAAACAGGCAGAGCAAGTATTAGCTATGGTTCGTTCCATACGGAAGAATATGCCCCGAATAGGATTCAGGAAGTTATATTATCTTCTTTATGACCGACTTAAAGATCTACATGTTGGCCGTGACAAGTTTCTATCTATACTAAAGGCTAATCAGATGTTGATTAAACCAAAGAGAAATTATCGTATAACCACAGACTCCCACCATCGTTTTAGAAAGCACAAGAATTTGGTGGCAGATATAGAACTGACCCATCCCGAACAGGTTTGGGTATCGGATATAACTTACATCGGGGGCAGGAATAGGAACTGCTATCTGGCATTAGTTACAGATGCATATTCCAAAAAGATCATGGGTTATGATGTTTCTAATAGCTTGTCCACAGAAAGTTTTTTAAGAGCTTTAAACATGGCCATTAGACAAAAGAGATATAAAAACAAACTGATCCACCATTCGGATAGAGGATTACAGTATTGCAGTAACGATTATCAAAATGTATTGAAAAAGAAAAAGATTATACCAAGTATGACTGAGCATTATGACCCTTATGCCAATGCGATAGCTGAAAGGGTAAATGGGATATTAAAACAGGAGTTTTTTCTGGAGGATTATCCGGTAGATATCAAAACAATGAAATTGTTGGTAGAAGATGCTGTTCATATTTACAATACACAAAGGCCACACTGGTCTTGTTACATGAAAACACCTGAACGGATGCACTGCCAAAAAGAGATAAAAATTAGAAATTATAAAAAGCAAAACCTTATCAAGGCTAGCCTTGATAAGGTTTGA
- a CDS encoding OmpH family outer membrane protein, producing the protein MKTIIRTTVIFLGLCIVSIGTTQAQKFAVVDMEYIMKHIPAYEAANDQLNALSKQWQAEIDTANQNAQNKYKTFQAEIVFLSPEMKTKRENEIASEEKMVQDLKIHFFGPNGELFQKRESLIKPIQDEIYNAIQAISSDRGYQLILDKSSATNIIFVSPKLDISDDILAKLGYSK; encoded by the coding sequence ATGAAAACCATAATCAGAACAACAGTTATTTTTTTGGGGCTGTGTATTGTATCCATTGGAACAACTCAGGCACAAAAATTTGCTGTAGTTGATATGGAATATATAATGAAGCATATACCTGCATATGAAGCAGCAAATGATCAATTAAATGCACTTTCGAAGCAATGGCAGGCAGAAATAGACACGGCAAATCAAAATGCTCAGAATAAGTATAAAACCTTTCAGGCAGAGATTGTATTTCTATCGCCAGAAATGAAAACAAAACGCGAAAATGAAATTGCTTCCGAAGAAAAAATGGTACAAGATTTGAAAATACACTTCTTTGGCCCAAACGGAGAACTATTTCAAAAACGAGAAAGTTTAATCAAACCAATTCAGGATGAAATTTATAATGCAATTCAGGCAATTTCTTCCGATCGTGGTTATCAATTAATTCTGGATAAATCATCGGCGACCAATATTATCTTTGTCTCTCCAAAGCTTGATATTAGCGACGATATATTAGCTAAACTTGGATATTCAAAATAA
- the dapA gene encoding 4-hydroxy-tetrahydrodipicolinate synthase has protein sequence MTKSTFTGMGVALITPFKNDESVDFDALQRLVEYQIKNGTDYLVVCGTTAETATLTDEEKEAVTRFVVSVNAGRLPIVLGIGGNNTRAVIDKIQHQNLEGIDAILSVTPYYNKPSQEGLYQHFRSIALASSLPIILYNVPGRTGVNMSATTTLRLANDYKNIIAVKEASGIFSQIDDIIKNKPDNFVVISGDDGITFPLITLGAVGVISVIGNAFPYEFSRMVRLALNGQYDAAREIHHRFTELIALLFVDGNPAGVKSMLSVMGMIENKLRLPLVPTTITTFEKIRTVLNQLSIKC, from the coding sequence ATGACGAAAAGTACATTCACCGGGATGGGCGTAGCCCTTATTACTCCTTTTAAGAACGATGAATCTGTTGACTTTGATGCTTTACAACGTTTGGTTGAGTATCAAATTAAAAATGGTACTGATTATTTAGTCGTTTGTGGAACTACAGCTGAAACAGCAACATTAACGGATGAAGAAAAAGAGGCTGTTACCCGCTTTGTCGTTTCAGTGAATGCCGGGAGATTACCTATTGTTCTTGGTATTGGTGGCAATAACACAAGGGCTGTTATTGATAAAATACAACATCAGAACCTAGAAGGCATTGATGCTATTTTGTCAGTGACTCCATATTATAATAAACCGTCACAGGAAGGTTTGTATCAACATTTCAGATCTATAGCTCTGGCATCTTCCTTGCCAATTATTTTATATAACGTTCCAGGGAGAACTGGCGTCAATATGTCTGCTACTACTACATTGCGTTTAGCAAACGATTATAAAAATATTATTGCCGTTAAAGAAGCGTCGGGAATTTTTTCTCAAATTGATGATATTATAAAAAACAAACCAGATAATTTTGTAGTTATATCAGGTGATGATGGAATTACTTTCCCGTTAATTACCTTGGGCGCTGTAGGGGTAATTTCGGTTATTGGTAACGCATTCCCATATGAATTCAGCCGTATGGTAAGGTTAGCTTTAAATGGACAATATGATGCTGCACGTGAGATCCATCATCGTTTTACTGAGTTGATTGCGCTATTATTTGTCGATGGAAATCCTGCTGGTGTTAAAAGTATGTTGTCTGTAATGGGTATGATTGAAAATAAATTGCGTCTTCCTTTGGTACCGACGACCATTACAACATTTGAAAAGATTCGTACTGTATTAAACCAGTTAAGTATTAAATGCTGA
- the cysS gene encoding cysteine--tRNA ligase translates to MEDRFFIYNTLGREKQLFHPMHSPHVGLYVCGPTVYGDAHLGHARPAITFDVLFRYLRYLGYKVRYVRNITDVGHLENDADEGEDKIGKKARLQQLEPMEVVQYYTNRYHVAMSALNVLPPSIEPHASGHIIEQIEFVKKILASGLAYESAGSVYFDVEKYNQKYHYGKLSGRNIDELMDATRNLDGQQEKRRAIDFALWKKASPEHLMHWPSPWSEGFPGWHLECSAMGTKYLGETFDIHGGGMDLMFPHHECEIAQSTAALGHESVHYWMHNNMITINGQKMGKSLGNFITLEELFSGSHPLLNQAFSPMSIRFFILQAHYRSTLDFSNEALLASSKGFSRLMDGYKRLHKLEASVTSTVDVKGLQQRCEEAMNDDLNSPVAIAHLFEAVKAINSIYDGHASISLNDLVELKATMKTFVEDIFGLTSDDLSADESTEAYHKAVDLLLTLRLEAKAKKDWQTADNIRNKLIELGFEVKDTKDGFEWKR, encoded by the coding sequence ATGGAAGATAGGTTTTTTATTTATAACACTTTAGGAAGAGAAAAACAACTTTTCCACCCTATGCATTCTCCCCATGTTGGATTATACGTCTGCGGCCCAACAGTTTATGGCGATGCTCATTTAGGACATGCTCGTCCAGCTATTACTTTTGATGTGTTATTTCGTTATCTTAGATACTTAGGCTACAAAGTAAGGTATGTAAGAAACATAACAGATGTGGGACATTTGGAGAATGATGCAGATGAAGGCGAGGATAAAATTGGGAAAAAAGCCCGTCTACAACAATTAGAGCCCATGGAAGTAGTTCAGTATTATACCAATAGATATCATGTGGCAATGAGTGCACTTAATGTGCTTCCTCCAAGCATTGAACCTCATGCATCAGGGCATATTATAGAACAAATAGAATTTGTAAAGAAAATCTTAGCCAGTGGACTAGCTTACGAAAGCGCAGGATCTGTCTATTTCGATGTTGAAAAATACAACCAGAAATATCATTATGGGAAACTATCGGGAAGAAACATTGACGAACTGATGGATGCAACCCGCAATCTTGACGGGCAACAGGAAAAACGTCGCGCAATTGACTTTGCTCTTTGGAAAAAAGCCAGTCCAGAACATTTAATGCATTGGCCATCTCCCTGGAGTGAGGGTTTCCCCGGTTGGCATCTGGAATGTTCTGCCATGGGAACTAAATATTTAGGTGAGACTTTTGACATTCATGGAGGCGGAATGGATCTAATGTTTCCTCACCATGAATGCGAAATAGCCCAATCGACAGCTGCTTTAGGACATGAGTCAGTTCATTATTGGATGCACAACAATATGATAACTATTAATGGTCAAAAAATGGGAAAATCGCTCGGGAATTTCATTACTTTAGAAGAGCTATTTTCCGGCTCGCATCCTCTTTTAAATCAAGCATTTTCGCCAATGAGTATTCGTTTCTTCATTTTGCAGGCGCATTACCGAAGCACGCTTGACTTCAGCAATGAAGCACTCCTGGCAAGCAGTAAAGGATTTTCACGTTTGATGGATGGCTACAAAAGATTACACAAACTTGAAGCCTCAGTAACTTCAACTGTTGATGTAAAAGGATTACAACAGCGATGCGAAGAAGCTATGAATGATGATTTAAATAGCCCTGTTGCCATTGCTCACTTATTTGAAGCTGTAAAAGCAATTAATTCCATATATGATGGTCATGCCTCGATCTCTCTAAATGATTTGGTAGAATTAAAAGCCACAATGAAAACATTCGTAGAAGATATTTTTGGCTTAACCTCTGATGATCTTTCCGCCGACGAATCAACAGAAGCTTATCATAAAGCAGTAGATTTGTTATTAACCCTACGATTGGAAGCAAAAGCAAAAAAAGATTGGCAAACAGCTGATAATATCCGTAATAAACTCATAGAACTTGGATTTGAAGTTAAGGATACAAAAGACGGCTTTGAATGGAAGCGCTAA
- a CDS encoding IS5 family transposase produces MYLVLDKDTINKEIVPFIPVPKRGFRTKCDIAEIVNCILYKLKTGCQWHMLPVKSLFSNVVLHYKTVFGYFRTWCKSGVLQQIWFGLLNKYRASLDMSSVDLDGSHTPALRGGEQVAYQGRKKRKTTNALYLTDRQGIPLAISDPIEGNHNDLHQIKERFTDIIDSLNNSDIRVDGLFLNADAGFDSAEFREFCSSHEIIPNIAINWRNAAHTDDIFFDELLYQQRYCIERTNAWMDSFRSLLNRFDVTCSSWQSFNLIAFIVILLKKITKQKKSR; encoded by the coding sequence ATGTACTTAGTACTCGACAAAGATACAATAAATAAAGAAATAGTGCCATTCATCCCTGTACCCAAGAGAGGGTTCAGGACAAAGTGTGATATCGCCGAGATTGTTAACTGCATATTGTACAAATTAAAAACAGGTTGTCAATGGCATATGTTGCCCGTTAAAAGTTTATTTTCTAATGTCGTATTGCATTATAAGACTGTTTTCGGTTATTTTCGTACATGGTGTAAATCAGGAGTGTTACAACAAATCTGGTTTGGTTTATTGAATAAATACAGAGCCTCATTGGACATGTCCAGTGTTGATTTGGATGGCAGCCATACCCCCGCATTACGTGGAGGAGAACAGGTTGCTTATCAGGGTCGGAAGAAAAGGAAGACTACCAATGCTCTTTATCTTACAGACAGACAAGGTATCCCATTGGCCATATCAGACCCGATAGAAGGGAATCACAATGATTTACATCAAATTAAAGAACGTTTTACCGACATTATTGATTCGCTGAATAACTCCGATATAAGAGTTGATGGTCTTTTTCTTAATGCCGATGCAGGTTTTGACTCTGCGGAGTTCAGAGAATTCTGTTCTTCCCATGAAATAATACCCAACATCGCTATTAACTGGCGTAACGCAGCACATACGGATGATATATTCTTCGATGAATTGCTCTATCAGCAACGCTATTGCATAGAAAGAACCAATGCATGGATGGATAGTTTCAGATCTCTATTGAACAGATTTGATGTTACTTGCTCCAGTTGGCAAAGCTTTAACCTTATCGCTTTTATCGTGATACTACTTAAGAAAATTACTAAACAGAAAAAGTCAAGATGA